A region of the Litorilinea aerophila genome:
CGTCTTGAATGGTCAGCCGGACCCGGTCTGCCGCCACATGGAGGTCGATGAACACCTGGCTGGCCTGGGCATGCTTGAGCATGTTGTTGAGGGCTTCCTGGATGATTCGGTATAGTTCGTTTTCCACTTCAGCCGCTTCGGAGAGGCGCGGGACATCCCCCGTGATGCGCAGATGGGGGTGGATGCCCGAGCGGACTTCGACTGCTTCCAGACGGGCCTGGAGTGCGCCGGTTAATCCCACCTCGTCCAGGATGGGGGGGCGCAGTTCGAAGATGAGCAGCCGCATGTCGGCGATGGCCTGGCGGATCATGGCGTGCAGTTCCTGGAGGTTCTCTTCCACCAGGTTCGCCTGGCCGTTGGCGAAGGAAAGGCGCACCGCCTCAATGTACAGGACGCTGCTGTAGAGGGCCTGGGTCACCGAGTCGTGGAGCTCCCGGGCCAGCCGGCTCCGTTCCCGCAGGGCGGCGGCATCCAGCAGGGCCTGTTCCGCTTCCTTGCGGGCGGTGATGTCATCCTGCACTACAACGATATAGGTGTCCTGGTCCACATGGAAGCGGCTGGCCCGCAGCTCATACCAGGAGTGTGGGTTTTCCCCATCGGGCCAGCCGTATTCCACCTGAAACGAGGTCCGGGCTCCTGTCAGGAGCTCCTGGAGCCCCCGGTGGATGGCATCCCCGATCTGTGGATCCCCGACGGACTGGGCCAGGGCGGCCAGGTAGTTTTGTCCAATCGGGGAACTCCCTCCGGCTCCGTGGGGAATCTCTGGATGTTCACGCCAGGCTGCGTTAACCGCCACCAGGGCGCCGTCCCTGTCCAGGATGGCGACCTTGCTGGGCAGGGCGTCCAAAGCGGACTGGAGGAAGCGGCGGGAGGTGCGTAGCTGACTTTCGACGGGGATACGGGTGGCGTTGCCTGGCTCCGTCAAGACACTATTCCTCATCACAAACCTGCCTTCAGGATCGACTCCACGTCCGGGTGGTGCGGATCAACAGAATGGATAGAAGCAAAGAGCGCTATGCGGACACGTGGTGGATTAAACTGCTTGCTGGAACGCCATTGGCGATGATATGGAACTACGGATGGAGAGGTCGAACTAGACTAAAAATGGAACGATAGAAGTGGGGAAACGGTTCCCCATGGCTGCCACCTGGTACGGCTCCAT
Encoded here:
- a CDS encoding PAS domain-containing sensor histidine kinase, which produces MTEPGNATRIPVESQLRTSRRFLQSALDALPSKVAILDRDGALVAVNAAWREHPEIPHGAGGSSPIGQNYLAALAQSVGDPQIGDAIHRGLQELLTGARTSFQVEYGWPDGENPHSWYELRASRFHVDQDTYIVVVQDDITARKEAEQALLDAAALRERSRLARELHDSVTQALYSSVLYIEAVRLSFANGQANLVEENLQELHAMIRQAIADMRLLIFELRPPILDEVGLTGALQARLEAVEVRSGIHPHLRITGDVPRLSEAAEVENELYRIIQEALNNMLKHAQASQVFIDLHVAADRVRLTIQDDGVGFDPASQEAGGMGIRNMKERAQQLGGELAIYSCPGQGTQIQVEVPL